A window of the Oncorhynchus kisutch isolate 150728-3 linkage group LG12, Okis_V2, whole genome shotgun sequence genome harbors these coding sequences:
- the LOC109900326 gene encoding general transcription factor II-I repeat domain-containing protein 2-like: MCGKKSGLVGMVREKMREENCAGELTVYHCIIHQEALCAKALKMEHVMTTVTQVVNFIRAKGLNHRQFKSFLEECGSEYADVPYHTEVRWLSRGKVLNRCFELREEICQFLETKGKDTAELREQKFLCELAFLCDILSHLDALNLQLQGRGRIITDMYAAVRAFKTKLCLWENQMLQGNPCHFPCCQSIKAQISTAVFPCAQFAEKLSVLAAEFSRRFADFDAQKCKFELLSNPFAVDVENAPTNIQMELIELQCNDTLKSKYDAVGTAQFPRFIPDTMAQLRTQAAQMLSMFGSTYLCEQLFSSMKMTKTTHRRRLTDEHLRSILRISSAQSLSPDIDELASKKRCQVSGLGTSD; the protein is encoded by the coding sequence ATGTGCGGTAAAAAGAGTGGACTGGTGGGCATGGTTCGGGAGAAGATGCGGGAAGAGAACTGTGCAGGTGAGCTAACTGTTTACCACTGCATCATACATCAGGAAGCACTGTGTGCCAAAGCCCTAAAGATGGAACATGTTatgaccacagtaacacaggtagTTAACTTTATAAGAGCCAAAGGTCTAAATCACCGCCAGTTTAAATCTTTTCTGGAGGAGTGTGGTTCGGAATACGCAGACGTGCCATATCACACAGAGGTGAGATGGCTAAGCAGAGGAAAAGTACTGAACAGATGTTTCGAGCTGCGTGAGGAAATATGTCAATTCctggaaaccaaagggaaggATACAGCAGAGCTCCGGGAGCAAAAGTTCCTGTGTGAGCTGGCCTTTCTCTGTGACATCTTGAGCCATCTCGATGCGCTGAACCTGCAGCTTCAGGGGCGGGGGCGCATCATCACAGACATGTACGCTGCAGTGAGGGCCTTCAAAACTAAACTGTGCCTGTGGGAGAATCAGATGCTGCAAGGAAACCCTTGCCATTTTCCCTGCTGCCAATCCATAAAAGCGCAGATCTCTACCGCCGTGTTCCCATGCGCACAGTTTGCTGAAAAACTCAGTGTTCTCGCCGCTGAGTTTAGCCGGCGATTTGCCGACTTCGATGCCCAGAAATGCAAGTTTGAACTGCTTAGTAATCCCTTCGCAGTTGATGTGGAAAATGCACCAACCAACATCCAAATGGAGCTGATTGAACTCCAGTGCAACGACACGCTGAAGTCAAAGTATGATGCTGTGGGCACCGCACAGTTTCCACGGTTCATCCCTGACACAATGGCTCAGCTCCGCACCCAAGCTGCTCAGATGCTCTCCATGTTCGGCAGCACTTATCTATGTGAGCAACTTTTCTCCTCGATGAAGATGACCAAAACAACTCACAGGAGACGTCTGACTGATGAACATCTTCGCTCGATACTGAGGATTTCTTCAGCTCAGAGCTTGAGCCCAGACATTGATGAACTAGCATCCAAGAAGAGATGCCAGGTATCTGGCTTGGGCACATCAGATTAG
- the LOC109901021 gene encoding dnaJ homolog subfamily A member 1-like isoform X2, protein MVKETGFYDMLGVKPNATPDELKKAYRKLALKYHPDKNPTEGEKFKQISQAYEVLSDSQKREVYDRGGEKAIKGGGSGGGGGFGSPMDIFDMFFGGGGRLHRERRGKNVVHQLTVSLEDLFNGATRKLAVQKNVICERCEGRGGRKGAVEMCMSCHGTGMQVRLHQLGPGMVQQVSTVCGGCQGQGQRISHKDRCKACSGRKILRQKKILEVHIGKGMKDGQKLVFRGEGDQEPGLEPGDIIIVLDQRVHPVFTRQGDNLIMTMELQLVEALCGFQKPCQTLDNRSLLITCHPGGIPRGQLPPQAQAEGARALPSCQEGSGAA, encoded by the exons ATGGTGAAGGAAACCGGCTTTTATGATATGTTGGGTGTTAAGCCCAATGCCACACCAGATGAGCTGAAAAAGGCTTATCGTAAGCTGGCCTTGAAATACCACCCTGACAAGAACCCTACGGAGGGGGAGAAA TTTAAGCAGATATCTCAGGCATATGAGGTGCTGTCAGACTCCCAGAAGAGAGAGGTGTACGACCGGGGAGGGGAGAAGGCAATAAAAGGAGGGGGCAGCGGAGGTGGTGGAGGTTTTGGATCCCCCATGGACATATTTGACATGTTCTTTGGAGGAGGTGGCCGACTGCACCGGGAGAGAAGAG GAAAGAATGTGGTTCATCAGCTCACAGTCTCTTTGGAAGACCTCTTCAATGGCGCCACGAGGAAACTTGCTGTCCAGAAGAATGTTATTTGCGAGCGATGTGAAG GTCGCGGAGGAAGGAAGGGTGCGGTGGAGATGTGTATGTCCTGTCACGGCACGGGCATGCAGGTGCGCCTCCACCAGCTGGGGCCGGGCATGGTGCAGCAGGTGTCCACCGTGTGCGGGGGTTGCCAGGGCCAGGGCCAGCGCATCAGCCACAAGGACCGCTGCAAGGCCTGCAGTGGACGGAAGATTCTGCGGCAGAAAAAGATCCTGGAGGTCCACATTGGCAAAG GTATGAAGGATGGGCAGAAGCTAGTTTTCCGCGGGGAGGGAGATCAGGAGCCAGGACTAGAGCCTGGTGACATCATCATTGTCCTGGATCAGAGAGTCCATCCCGTCTTCACCAG GCAAGGGGACAATCTGATCATGACTATGGAGCTGCAGCTGGTGGAGGCCCTGTGTGGTTTCCAGAAGCCTTGTCAAACTCTGGACAACCGAAGCCTCCTCATCACCTGCCACCCAG